actgaagtgctctgttcgtcgtctccaaagatagaaggaattgaaccctcaatcagacaaagtctttcagcaaatccttctttatactggcggaggttgcagaagcagtcatccttgaagtgcttcgcacacaaaaatgaccttacccacagatgtgggtacatttccataaaaaataaaactcaaccaggcactttgaaaaggttctgatgctgggagacgtaatgaagtgtgtgggttactacatccaacaaccgaacattttgatttctcctctcataacttcggcatccttgagcttggactacaaaatcgcagcgagaaattaaaatggcggattgctcgaagtgagtcgatgtactaatttggcagttccgctgcaaatactgtgatgtaatagttcaagaaacgtaatagagaatagaaaaatcgaaacagattgaaaaatatgaccaaaacagaatataaagatatctacggagcacccgaagagactaatttgattttttctgtacttctaaacactctaaatatacaacaaaatgcatttaagggctaaaaaagtggatttagcatgatatgtcccctttaagagtcttttgtatatttttcttgtcaggtgtgtttttggggtcatttttgtttgttttaccttgGGGGCCACTCCAAACTAAactgagggccaccagttgcccatgtctggtgtaGAGATACTTTAATTTGATCTTTTCATGTTGTAACCGTACAAAGTTTTTCCTGAAATCTAACAAAAAGGACTGAAGGAGGACATATTTGTGTGGCtggtagtagggctgggcgatatatcgaatatactcgatatatcgcagcttgtagtctgtgcggtgttgaaaatgaccataccgttaaactcgcggacttttttttttttttttgaaatgtcatcttaatgacaacatgcacaaaagggcactatttgttttaaaatattgtagtggcattatgtacaaaaagtgcactttaattttgtgttttgaaatgccatgtgagttgcatcctgcactaatgtcttgttttgaaatgtctctgtgacaattttgcacagaacgtgcactttctgttgacaattttatgtttgagccactcactgtttaataaatacagttatgtcaactttgacttagttgtgatatccccttttttgcatgaaagtttaaaattggcatatattaatgcagtatgatcaagaatgttttaatgtagacatatagaatcatcatactggtgtgattttgtgcatcaaagtgttaattcaagggtaatgcaaaatatcgagatatatatcgtgtatcgtgacatggcctaaaaatatcgcggtatttataaaaggccatatcgcccagccctagctggTAGTGAGTGTGTGCAAAGGAAGACACACATTCACATCAATGTCCCATTAATGTGACCTTTAGAACCAAACAAACACGACTGAGAATTTAGCAgcacagacatacagacacatGTAAAGAAGATAATATTCTACAAAACATCAAGAGTCGAattgaatctttttttaaatattgctcATTATACAAACTCTGATGTGTTtgtaacaaaaacactgaacatCCACTGCAGACAAACAACTGgaggccctcagtctaattttgaatgcagaaaaaaaactccaaaaacacaccaagatacagaaagaaagacaagagaaacacacaaaaggacagcaagAGGGCAAAACACTACACAACAGGACAAAAGAAGTATACAATAGGACAAGAgtacaaaaaactacacaacagggcaacaaaattacacaaaaagacaacaaaaacacactgaatgacaagaaaaatacacagaattatcccaaaaacacacaggacgactacaaataaacacaaaaataagagaaaaatacaaaatgtcattaaaaaatacactaaataacaatgaaaatacacagaattattccaaaaacacatgactactaacacacaaaaacaacataaaattacacaaaagaacaaaaataaggGTGGGCAATATGGGAAAAAATTTACATCACGATTTGTTCTTTGTAAAATcccaatcacattttttttcgcaatttttttctttcagatcattttgacaattttaagttatttaccagaaaaacaaaccaattcaccaacttaaaatcatcgcccatacaacaaaaacaaaccctggttcacacctcaactcaggatgctgcgtcaggctaaggaggaagcctacaggagTGGGGACAGGGACCTGTTCCGGCAGGCCAAGTACACTCTATCtagggagatcaaagtagccaagaggtgctacactgagaagctaaaacaaagcttctcaaacaaagtcccttcagaagtgtggaaaggcctgcgtgaggttaccaactacaggaaaccctccccccactcAGCAGGTAACAATAGactggctgaagacctgaatagcttttactgcaggttttctcacccaccccccagctcattagcatcagcccatcacctagactctgcccttcctgctccccccacttccccccctacctcaccctctgaccccccacctaccctgaagatcaatgaaagagatgtgtgccagctattcaagagacaaaagatcaaaaaggctccaggaccagacagagtatctccctcctgcctgaaagcctgtgctgagcagctggcccccatcttcacacggatcttcaatacatcactggagccgtgtgaagtaccttcctgcttcaaaagctccagcatcatcccagtcccaaagaaacctgccatcacaggacttaatgactatcgacccattgccctgacgtccatagtcatgaagtcctttgagaggctggtattgagccacctgaaggacatcacaggatccctgctggaccccctgcagtttgcctatcgggcaaacaggtctgtcgaggatgcagtcaacatgggactgaactacatcctgcatcacctcgactccccagggacctacgctaggatcctgtttgtggatttcagctctgcgttcaacaccatcatcccggacatccttcaccagaaactcacccagctcacagtgccggcctccacctgtcagtggatcaccaacttcctgactgacaggaagcagcaagttaGGCTGGGaggcatcacatccagcacccggtcactcagcactggcgcccctcaggggtgtgttctctccccactgctattctccctctacaccaatgactgcacctcaggggaccctctgtgaaactcctgaagtttgcagatgacaccaccatcatcggtctcatccgggatggggacgagtctgccttcagacgggaggtggaacagctggctctctggtgcagtcagaaccacctggaactgaacccactcaagactgtggagatgacagtggacttcagaagaaatccccccccactcaccccccttaccattctgaatagcaaagtggctaccgtggactccttcaggttcctgggatccacaatctcacaggacctgaagtggacctcccacatagacacaaccaggaaaaaggcacagcagaggatgtactttctgcgacagctgaggaagttcaacctgccccaggagctgctgataatgttctacacctccatcattcagtctgttctgtgcacctccatcactgtctggtttggatctacaaccaaactagacagacacagactacaaaggatagtcaggactgcagaaaagatcattggtgttgatctgccctccatcaagacttatacctgtccagggtcaggaaacgggcaggtagcatcactgcagacccctcccaccctgcacacaatctgtttaaactcctcccctccggcagacgctacagatcactgtacgccaaaacttcccgccataaaaacagtttcttccctcaggctgtcactctgatcaacactaaacagtcaaagagtgtcggacctgtttctgttactgtgaaataacctggaactaaacatatcaaccctggaacaacctgtcactgtgaatgttcatggacataattttttcatttaaatgttcacctatttgcactactcatcaatgcactgcactactcatcaatgcactactgcactattatcttattattattattgtattcttattttatttcattattattattattattattattattattattactattattattatcttgttatttttatttagtttgcacatattagtctaactactcttatatttatgtttatacttcttttttcatttatttttctttattttctttatttttctttattctagttgattgttattatttaatgttacactacctgagagcacaggtcaccaaaagaaattcctcgtgtgtattcattcacccctggccaataaagttgattctgattctgattctaaatggaaaaaagggataaaagataatttaaggTGGCagcattatgaaaaattcactgtctaaaggttttgctacagtaatgtttctttagcctcattcagagggccaaagttgaaaaagttgagtttcctccctcccttgctatttcacaatttgtaaaatatgagctccaaacgggcgagttggatttttttatttatttgccacaaagaccctttattaatcactagtagcacaatatcaacattttgtgccacgtttgactttttccttcattaagggcAGCTCTGATTTGCTTTATTCTGAATACTGACaacaatgttgatcatgtgactctcagatcagacacaatcacatgtttgtggcccagctgtgattaaagttgctCATCCCTGTTCCAGTGGTCCATGTCTGTTAAATGGTCAGACTTAGTCTATCTTAGAGCGTAATCTTAGATCCAGATGCAAGTAATGTTTgcgattatatatatatatatatatatatatatatatattttacatttggtCCTAAAACAATCCAACAGTTTGATTTCCTACCTTTGTACATTCTGAGATGTAGTTTCTACTCTTTCCTTTTGAGGGAGTGTGAACTGAATTTGGAGCCAAAAATGTTCCCAGTGAAGCTGAGCCAGAAAAACCAGTTTTACAGCCACGAGTCCAAAATAATATAACCTGTTAGTCTGGCCTTTTCTACTTACAGTGGTTTTCTAAAGAACTCACAACCCTTCAACGTTTCCACTTTTTCAGTTGACGGAGCTGCTCATCTGGGGATTATTCCAGGAATATTGAGAATTTCTTAAGAAGTGACCAACACGCCAGTGTGATCTATTTGGTACACACCATCACACAACTGTTGATTACACTGAAACAATAGCTCCATGTTTCTTCTGACCCTCACATTGATTAATGGCAATGACATGGCTTCATTCAAACCTAGACTCTGTGCATCCTGCTGTGTTTTGAGATTTGGGActcgtgtgtttgtgtgtttttttttactgctacTAATTAAACTTGAAGTGAttgaaaattcaaaaatgcTTTGGTTAGCAGTGATCGTGTTCATACCAGTTTGCCTCCTGCAAACAGAGCAAGCTTGGAGGAGTTGGAGTGCAGACAGATCTGATGCTCTCCAGGAGTGTGAGAGGTGAAGGTGAAGCGTCCATCCGACCCATACTGACGAGAAAGAATGATCTGTGGGGGGCGTAAAAGTCTCCACTCAAACACTTTAATAGGTTTAGACTTTATAAGAGTAGCGTAAAGATTAGCATTTATAGTTCACCTTTGTGTCAGGATCCTTGATCTCCACATGCATCCCAAGGCCGGGAGTGGCTGGCAGGAAGGAATTAGTCTGTTTGTCAAACAGCTGAGTGCGGTACTTTCCTGcagatgaacaaataaaaacaacaataacaacttgAACAATGACCATCGTGGCAAACTCTGCAAAAATCCTAAacataaacaatatatacacaaaaaataacattatatacACCAGAAATGGTGGGAAGCTGTTATCACAACCTGGTAAATATGATtgaatctgatctgagggtcacatgatcaacaatcatgtcagcatttagaataatgaccaatcagagcattaatacaggtaacaaataaaggatttgtgtgttttttggagtatatgTTTGAgtattattgttgtcgttttgtgtattttcttgttatttttgtagtggtttagtgtgggttttttttttttttttttttttttggagtacatcggtatttgttgtttttttcttttaattattttcatatATCCCAGGAGTTTATCTTTTAATGAAATCAGGttattttgaaacattttgactcacatctgacaaaaaaaaaaaaaaaaaaaaaaaaaaaacacattggctCTAATAAGAAAAGACATTTCAACTtggtaattacattttgaatggACATCCAATAATTGTAAAAATTGTCCTATGAAGACGATATGAACCAAATGTAACGCCTGTATCATTAACTTAAGTATATtagtgaataaatgaatgtatatgCAGCACTTTGAGGAGTGAGGCTCCAGTGTCTCTCTCGGGATTCAACAGATTCAGCAGATCCATCTGCCTCAGTGAGTGTTAGCCGCTGCTGCTAACACTAGCTTACCGATCACCATGGTGTCGTCGGGGATTTCCTCAATGAAGCATTTCTTCTCAGTTTCTCCGATGTGGAAATAGAGGCCGGAACTCGGAAAGATCCAAGTTAGTAACAAAGCAAGTGCAGCGGTTGAGAAACGGGGCATCATGGAGCCTCTCGGTGCAAAGCTGATGCTACGGCTGCGGCTACCGGCTGACGTCATTTCCGCTGCGAAACCAGGAAATAAACTCTTGAACACTGGTGTTCGTAAGCCCTCATTTTAGCTTCGCAGGTAGGATTGCGCTACAGATCTAAAACCATTCATTTGTGTGAGACTAGGATTTGATtatgaatgttaaaaaaaaaaaaaactacacacacacaaaaaactttttttataaattatcaCAGGAATTACAATAGACTTCCTGTCGTTGATCTAGTTTGAAACGTCAAGATTCTCCACAATTCAATCAAATAAACAATGAATTCAATCCAAGAATCAATCAGTGAttcaaacaattaaaaacaaacccGAAAATGAATcaatgtttataaaaatgtgagtcctgcaaatattgtgtgatttaattgaatttgaattctCTGTCGGAAAAACAAACCAGTCCTAGTGGTGAAGCAGCCTGACAGGTCACAGTCAGGGTGTAAATGCACAAACATTTCCTGCGCTAACAACGCTCGGTTCGGCTGTGACAGGCAGTGCTGCTCGTTCACCTCAGCgctctctaacacacacacacatagacagacatAGTTTTGAAAGCACCGTTACAGTGAAGGTTACTAACCCACTGTTCGTGTCTACGCTGTGTTTGGCTTAGTCGACAAGTGCTGAGAAAATATAGCTCGCGGCGTTAGCCTAGCAGTAGCTCGTTAGCTAAAGTGCTAGCGCCCAGGTTGGATAAAGACTGCTCTCTGAATGTGACAGATCGTCTGTTTGCGTCTGTGGACAGCGGCAGATAAAAACAGGAACAGGTGAGATAAATGTCCTGTGTTTGTTATGAACAAATGGACATGTctattgattaatttaaaaagaaaaataaacaacccTCCCTATATCTGCgctgtttgttgctaaatgtctTTTACATTGTACTAAATACCGTTCGTTCAATCCCAATGACTAATGCTTTCATTCTCACTGCTGATCAATCTTTCACCCCCGGTCCTtcttgttgacgatgacgtcatgGTTTGTTGTGAGTGCTGACCACCTGATCCCCTGTCATAATTACACCGTAATAATATAATTGACTAGGGAGGGAATGAAGATAACACTTATTTTGATAGACTTATtacacgtgtgtcaaactcaaggtccggagGCCAAATGTGGCTCACCTGGAGAAAGTAAAAGCAACAAAGAAAACAGTAATACATGTGCACAATACCAAATGATTCAGTTTTAGGTATCTCTAACCACTCTAACTTCACAATTTTGATGAAACtatacaatatttgcaggggctcacattttcccccTGCCTATATCTATTATTACACGAACAGAGTCATATTTTAtcacaaattgtggaaagaaccaACACTGCCAAAGAGCTACCAGCTCATCTCTCACTCCAAAATACAGAGCCCACCAGTTCTAACATAACTTTGACGTGTGGCCCATTTCTTGTGACGCCCTTATGTGCTCCCTGAACTTGTGTTTGAACAACACATCTCTTTATTACTACAGGAGATctttacatctttatatgacatataaataattaaaaagaagcagtcagaataatcattGTCACTCCAAAATATATCTACCTTTGAATTGTAGCTTACACATGGTTTGTAATTGTGAAAACAAATCAGGCTCAACTGCTTATTCAGATACCAGTGCTCTGTAATTATGGTAATGAGTCCTGTAGCAAGGACCAAGCTATTAAAAAGACTGTACTATACTGTACTTAATATCTTcattatatgtggaagtgcaaactagggcacaatattgttgaaattgatCTTTATTCCCACCTAGAATTTGCAGCCCACATGAGATAAACTGCGCCGTATTTGGCTCTGAACTAAGATGAATAT
This portion of the Gouania willdenowi chromosome 7, fGouWil2.1, whole genome shotgun sequence genome encodes:
- the tmed4 gene encoding transmembrane emp24 domain-containing protein 4; amino-acid sequence: MTSAGSRSRSISFAPRGSMMPRFSTAALALLLTWIFPSSGLYFHIGETEKKCFIEEIPDDTMVIGKYRTQLFDKQTNSFLPATPGLGMHVEIKDPDTKIILSRQYGSDGRFTFTSHTPGEHQICLHSNSSKLALFAGGKLRVHLDVQVGEHTNNYPEIAAKDKLSELQLRARQLLDQVEQIQKEQNYQRYREERFRMTSESTNQRVLWWSIAQTVILIVTGIWQMKHLKSFFEAKKLV